The Nitrospirota bacterium DNA segment GATGTGCCGAAGGATTCGACCACGGAGACCTATGTTGCGCTGAAAGCGGAGATTCACAATTGGCGCTGGAAGGGCGTGCCCTTCTATCTGAGGACGGGCAAACGTTTCCCGCGCAAAATGACCCAGATCGCGGTGACCTTTCGTGAGGCCCCTACCCAAATGTTTCGCTCCCTCGATCCTGTCAGTATTCCATCCAACAAGCTACTGATCACGCTCCAACCCAGTGAAGGGTTCTCGCTCTGTTTTTCCGTGAAGAGTCCCGGGAGGCCGTTCCAATTGAGCGAGCATGCGTTGCAGTTCGACTATGAGCAGGCGTTTGGCGAGCTTCCTGAAGCCTACGAGACGCTGCTCCGCGACGTGATGATCGGCGATCAAACCCTCTTTGTCAGCGCGGACTTCACCGAGACGGCTTGGCGTCTGTATGACCCGCTGTTGACCGGCGAAAAATCCGTCTACTTCTATAGCGCCGGTAGCTGGGGCCCGAAGGAAGCGGATGCGCTGTTGGAGAAGAATGGGCATCGGTGGGCGTTGGGTTGGTAGGGGAAGGGAGTGGCCGGGTGCCCTCCTTGCTCGCAGAACAGCGGAGGGGATGGAGCCTGATGATCTTCTGTGCTCGCGCAACGCGCGGCCTCAGAAGGCCCTCGTTGGACGCGCGCAGTGGAAGATCAGTCAGCCCCCATCCCTAGAGAGAAGCGAGCAAGCTTGGAGGGAACATGGGTATCGTTCGACGCGCGCAGGGAACAACAGTCTGGCTGCTTCCTTTAGGGAATGTTTGGGGGAAATAGGCAGGCCTCGCTCGACGGCCGCAGTTCCTCAGTTAACGATCGCTTCACCCCTCACGTGTTACGGTTCCTGGGCCGCGTTCTCTGAGGTGTTGCTGAGGTGAGCGATGATGAGTCTGGCGTCGGCGATGGGGTCTGCCGTGAAGGGGGCTTGGTGTTGACGGGTTACGGAGGTGCTGAGCCGTTCGGCTGCCTGGCGAATGGGAAGCGGGAAGGATTCGTCCTGCTGAATATGGCGGAGATGTGCCATCGCATCCCCGCGCCATTGTGGACGAGGAAGTCGGGCGAGCCAGGCGTCGGTGGCGAGGGCTACGGCACGTCTGGCGCAGACGCGCGCTTTTCCGTCGTTGCTGTCCCGTTGTGCAGCCTCGGCCGCCGCAAGTTCCCGTTCAATCAGTTTCGTGGTCGTCATCCTGCTAGGTCTTTCCGATGTGCAGGGGAAGCCGCTAGCCATTGTGATCAATTGCAGATATGATCCGCAAGCCGTCGCCGGATACTCAGGAGGGTTCGTGGGCGGTTTGTCAGGCTCATCTGGTTTTATCCGGTCCAATTTAATACACGAGACAAACTCAACAGACCAGAGTCACCACTCGGTGTAATGTACGAAGAGGAGCATGAAAAAAATGGCAGCCAAGATCATACGAAAGAAGAAACCGAAGACCGCAGTGAAGAAGGCAGTGGGAAAGAAGAAGGCCACGCCGGTTCGACGGGCGAAGAAGTCCAAGGCGGCATCTTCTGCGGTTCTGATTTTGTCCGGCTCCACGCCGCTCCGCCGGAGGAAGGCAGCCGAGACTTTGGCCGAAACCCTCAAGGTCGATTTGTTCCGGGTGGATCTGTCGGCGGTGGTGAGCAAGTATATCGGCGAGACTGAGAAGAATCTGAACAATGTTTTTGATAAAGCCGCCGCGAGTGGCTCGATCCTCTTTTTCGATGAGGCGGACGCGCTGTTTGGGGCACGCACCACGGTCAAAGATGCCCATGACCGATATGCGAGCGCGGAGACAGCCCATCTCCTCCTGCGTATCGAGAACCACACCGGAATCGTGATTCTCACCAGCAATGGAAAGAAGCGCATCGAGGAGGCGTTCTCACCTCAGACTCCGGTGGTCGTCATGGTGGCCACGACGAAGGCAGAGGGGACAAAAAAGAAGAAGTAGGGGGAAGGGCAGCCTGGTCGTCCTCCTGCTCGCGGAACGCGCACGATCAGAATGTGCTCGTTGGACGCGCGCAATCGAGGATCGACCAGGCTGCCCTTAAAAATGAAATGAGTGAGTCGGGATCACGCGCGCAGTGGAAGATCAATCAGCCCCCATCCCTGAAGAGATGACGAGCGAGTTTGGAGGGGAGGGGGAGAAGCCAACCATCCGTCTTGCGTCACGGTTTCCAGCCAATTCTTTCCTAGCTAAGGTCCCATCGGGTGTTATCCCAGATTGATGGAATAAACACATGAAAAAACATCGGACAGATCTCAGGAGTATTGCCCGCCGCGCCATGATCGAGCGAGACCTCTTGCCTGATTTTTCTGCTGCGGCGATCAGCGAGCTTGCGGGCATACAGGCTGCCGCCACTGAGCCGCTTGAGAATCTGCGTGACTTAACGGGGCTGCTCTGGGCCTCGATTGACAACGACGACTCCCGGGATCTCGACCAACTGACCGTAGCCGAGCCGTGTCCGGATCAGTCTGTGAAGATCCTGGTTGCGATTGCCGACGTGGATGCGCTGGTCAAGAAGGACTCCGCCCTGGACGGTCATGCCAAACACAATACGACCTCAGTCTATACAGCCGGCGACATGTTCCCCATGCTGCCGGAAAAGTTGTCGACTGATCTCACCTCGCTCGGCGAAGGGCAGGACCGACTTGCCGTCGTCGTGGAGATGGTGGTGACAGAGGGTGGGGCGGTTCTCAGGTCGACAATTTTTCGAGCCCTGGTCCGCAACCAGGCGAAGCTGGCCTATAACAGCGTCGCAGCCTGGCTCGCGGGGGAGGCGCCGGCGCCTGAGCGGGTCACGGCTGTTTCCGGTCTCGATGCGCAACTTCGGCTCCAGGATCAGGTCGCGCAGCGGCTCAAGGCGCGGCGACATGAGCAGGGAGCCCTGAGTCTTGAAACGATTGAGCCCCGCCCTCTGTTCGATGGTGAGGTGCTGACCGATCTCCAGGTCGAGCAGAAGAATCGCGCCAAGGAACTGATCGAAGACTTTATGATTGCCGCGAATCAGGCGACGGTGTCCTACCTCAAGGGAAAGGGCATCCCGTCCTTCAGCCGCATCCTCCGCTCTCCTGAACGCTGGCAGCGGATTCGAGATGTGGCCGCACGCTTGGACGAGCAGTTACCATCAGAGGCGGACGCGCATGCGCTCGAAGAGTTCCTCGTGAAGCGGCAGCATATTGACCCCCTCACCTTTCCCGACCTGTCCCTGACCATCGTGAAGTTGATCGGCAGGGGCGAATATGTGCTGGACCAGTCGAGGGAGGGATCTGCGGAACATTTCGGGCTGGCGGTGCAGGGCTACACTCATTCCACGGCCCCCAATCGGCGATTTCCCGATCTCATCACCCAGCGGCTGGTCAAAGCGTCGCTGGCCGGAATTGCAACGCCCTATAAGCCAGAAGAATTGAAGTATCTGGCCGAACACTGCACCGAGAAAGAAGTCGATGCAGAAAAAGTTGAGCGTCGGCTCCGCAAATCCGCAGCCGCCCTCTTGCTTGAATCGCGCATCGGGCAGCGCTTCGACGCCATTGTGACGGGCGCCTCAGACCGAGGCACGTGGGCCAGGGTGTTCGATCCGCCGGTCGAAGGGCGAGTGGTGAAGGGTACGAGAGGGCTCGACGTCGGTGACAGGCTACGGGTGGAACTCATCAGCACGGACGTCGAACGGGGTTATATCGACTTCGTCAGGGTTTGAATGTGATGGAGCCTGATGGTCGACTGTGTTCGCGCAGTGGAAGATCGATCAGCCCCCATTCATGAAGCGAGAACGGGCGAACCAGGAGGCATCAATTCGAGGGGTTCGACGCGTCACTCTGTGAGGACGCATTTTTCGTAGAGATCCTTCAGGTTGCCGGTTGGATCGTAGCGAGCCTTGAGTTGGCGGTAGGTCGGTTCGTCGTACAACTGCCAGAATGCTTCGCGCGAATAGAATGAATTCGAGTACAGAGACTTTTTGCCTCCCAGCTCCTGAACCTTCGCTTCTATTTTCTTATTGAAATAGCCCTCCTCGTGATCGCTTCTGACTGCGTCCCAGAACCCGAAGTTGACGTATAGGGTTTGAGGATTCATTGGGTACAACGGATAGGAGACTTCCGGATTGTACGTTGCGACTGGACAGACCCACACCGGTTTGATCCCGATCTCCTGATTGAAGAAGCGTGCGAAGGCCGCTGCATGCTCGATCGGGATCTCCACGTCCTGAATCACGGCTTCTTGCCGCCCGCCTAGCATTCTGGCGACCAGCTGTGCGATGCGTGAATGATTGAATCTCTTGCGCAGCCTCCAATAGGTCGTGGAGTTCAGATGCTTCTTTCCCCATAACCAGCGCACGAGCGGATGCTGTGCGAGGAAATGTTTTGAACACCAGAACCAATCGGTGTCCCAGCGCCAGAGATAGTCGTACGTCGTGAGGTAGTCGATTGTGTTGCACGGGATCGATCGATAGTAGATGTGCCGATCGGTGTAATCGCTGAGCCACTCGGCCTGGTCGACGAACGTACCGGTCGTGAGATACAGCTCTTGCTCATCGAACAGCGTGCCGTCGATGAAATCTACCTGCCGGTCCTGGCAAACCTTCCCTAGCGCCTGGAAATAGAGGTCGAGGTCCGAGTAGCGCTCGTGCTGGAGTTTGACGAATCTTCTGACAGGCACGAGTGCCATTTTTACTTTGAGCGCATAGCCCAGCGTGCCATAGGAGTTGGCAAAGCCGAAGAACAAATCCCTGTGCTCATTATCGTTGGTGGCCACCGCGATCGTTCCATCTGGCAGGAGGACGTCAATTCCCAGGATCGTTTCGTGGACAAACCCATACTTGAACGAGGAGGATTCGATGCCGATTCCGGCCATCGCTCCGCCGATGGTAATCGATTTCAGTTGGGGGACGACGGCGGGCATGAGCTGGAACGGCAGCGTTTCACGGACGAGGTCCTCGTAGGTCGTCAGGCCTTCGACTTCTGCGTAGCGTTCTTTCTCGTCAACGTGGATGACGCGATTGAAGTGGCGCAGATCCAGTCTGTGCCGCGGCTCGGCGGTACGCTGCCGGAACAGATTTGATGTGGATTTTTCGAGGGCGAGGGATCCGGTCCTGTTCGACGCAAGAAGGGTCTTGATCAACGACTCCCGTTTGCGGGCATGGTCTTCATGCGAGATCATGGCCATTACCGCACGGTTTCATAGCCGCCTAGCAGTCCGCGCTTCGACATGACAATTTGCCAGAGGTGGATGGTTCTGGCGCGGAAGGCCCCCGCGAGGGAGAGCAGATAGTAGCGCCACATGCGGGAGAAGCGCTCATCGAAGGTGGATTGCCAATGCCTCCAATGCTCGTTGACATTGCTCTGCCATGCCAGGAGGGTGCGGTCATAGTCCGTTCCGAAATTATGCCAGTCCTCCATGATGAAGAGTCCGTCCATCGCCGCGCTCAGCTGCGCGACGGAGGGGAGCATGCCGCCCGGGAAGATGTATTTGTCGAACCAGGGATCGCCGGTGGTGACGGAGGCATTGTTCCCGATGCTGTGGAGCAAAAACAGACCATGTGGTTTGACGCTCCTATGGGCCACTTCCATGAGGGCGCGGTAATTTTTATATCCCACATGTTCGCAGATCCCGATGGCGGCGACCTTGTCGAACTCCCCTGTCGCTTCACGGTAGTCCATGAGTCTGATGTCGACGGGCAATCCGGCACACCAGCGCCGCGCGTAGGCGACTTGCTGCTCGGAAATGTTATAGGCGACGACCGAGCACCCATAGTTGGAGGCCGCGAAATGGGCGAAGCCTCCCCAGCCGCACCCCAGCTCTAACACACGTTCACCTTTCTTGAGCTGCAGCTTCCGGCATATGAGATCTAGCTTGTGCTCCTGTGCCTCCGCCAGGCTCTTCGTCCCTTTCCAGTAGGCACAGGTATATTGCATGTGGGGGCCAAGCATCTGTCCATAGAACTCGTTGCTGAGATCATAGTGCTGTTGCGCCACTCTGGTTGAGCGCCGCTGATTCTGCATGTTGAACAGACGAGCTTTGAGGGCGTTCAGGATGAGGCGCTTATCGC contains these protein-coding regions:
- a CDS encoding ATP-binding protein; the protein is MAAKIIRKKKPKTAVKKAVGKKKATPVRRAKKSKAASSAVLILSGSTPLRRRKAAETLAETLKVDLFRVDLSAVVSKYIGETEKNLNNVFDKAAASGSILFFDEADALFGARTTVKDAHDRYASAETAHLLLRIENHTGIVILTSNGKKRIEEAFSPQTPVVVMVATTKAEGTKKKK
- a CDS encoding RNB domain-containing ribonuclease, which gives rise to MKKHRTDLRSIARRAMIERDLLPDFSAAAISELAGIQAAATEPLENLRDLTGLLWASIDNDDSRDLDQLTVAEPCPDQSVKILVAIADVDALVKKDSALDGHAKHNTTSVYTAGDMFPMLPEKLSTDLTSLGEGQDRLAVVVEMVVTEGGAVLRSTIFRALVRNQAKLAYNSVAAWLAGEAPAPERVTAVSGLDAQLRLQDQVAQRLKARRHEQGALSLETIEPRPLFDGEVLTDLQVEQKNRAKELIEDFMIAANQATVSYLKGKGIPSFSRILRSPERWQRIRDVAARLDEQLPSEADAHALEEFLVKRQHIDPLTFPDLSLTIVKLIGRGEYVLDQSREGSAEHFGLAVQGYTHSTAPNRRFPDLITQRLVKASLAGIATPYKPEELKYLAEHCTEKEVDAEKVERRLRKSAAALLLESRIGQRFDAIVTGASDRGTWARVFDPPVEGRVVKGTRGLDVGDRLRVELISTDVERGYIDFVRV
- a CDS encoding FAD-binding oxidoreductase; the encoded protein is MAMISHEDHARKRESLIKTLLASNRTGSLALEKSTSNLFRQRTAEPRHRLDLRHFNRVIHVDEKERYAEVEGLTTYEDLVRETLPFQLMPAVVPQLKSITIGGAMAGIGIESSSFKYGFVHETILGIDVLLPDGTIAVATNDNEHRDLFFGFANSYGTLGYALKVKMALVPVRRFVKLQHERYSDLDLYFQALGKVCQDRQVDFIDGTLFDEQELYLTTGTFVDQAEWLSDYTDRHIYYRSIPCNTIDYLTTYDYLWRWDTDWFWCSKHFLAQHPLVRWLWGKKHLNSTTYWRLRKRFNHSRIAQLVARMLGGRQEAVIQDVEIPIEHAAAFARFFNQEIGIKPVWVCPVATYNPEVSYPLYPMNPQTLYVNFGFWDAVRSDHEEGYFNKKIEAKVQELGGKKSLYSNSFYSREAFWQLYDEPTYRQLKARYDPTGNLKDLYEKCVLTE
- the cfa gene encoding cyclopropane fatty acyl phospholipid synthase, which gives rise to MNPQHVVQELLEKAQVQVNGSQPGDIQVHHDRFYDRILTEGSLGLGESYMDGWWDADPLDEFFFKFHLADLDKAVRDKRLILNALKARLFNMQNQRRSTRVAQQHYDLSNEFYGQMLGPHMQYTCAYWKGTKSLAEAQEHKLDLICRKLQLKKGERVLELGCGWGGFAHFAASNYGCSVVAYNISEQQVAYARRWCAGLPVDIRLMDYREATGEFDKVAAIGICEHVGYKNYRALMEVAHRSVKPHGLFLLHSIGNNASVTTGDPWFDKYIFPGGMLPSVAQLSAAMDGLFIMEDWHNFGTDYDRTLLAWQSNVNEHWRHWQSTFDERFSRMWRYYLLSLAGAFRARTIHLWQIVMSKRGLLGGYETVR